One Megalopta genalis isolate 19385.01 chromosome 5, iyMegGena1_principal, whole genome shotgun sequence DNA window includes the following coding sequences:
- the LOC143259537 gene encoding ATP-binding cassette sub-family C member 5-like isoform X4 gives MSRVFTDNKALPENMDGVDRIEDAADINNEEIENNENVIFTNDRYNDNCEGQRFLVPNPNARSPKIAVEYIRRSDISRYNPALKNLIPIRHKKSDKGTMPADSAGLFSYIFYTWVTPYIWKAYKKGISMNEVPCISSYETCKYNTQRLEVLWQEELSRRGPELASFQMVAWRFVRTRIYIAWFLLTCTTLCGFISPMILMRKLLEHIQSPEEDVWEGIKWALLLTCCDLLRMIFFTWTWNTNIRTGLRLKSACTTLLYKKIIRLNSLGNQSTGKLVNLFTNDSQRLFDVVIYGPMILNGPIIIICGVLYILWMFSPFALLGTLVFLLFYPFQYLISRGVYYFRSKTVVITDTRVKLMNEILDCIKLIKMCSWEKYFSRKLLDIRKKEESWLHKTVYLQSLAISLTPAVPVISAIITFIAHLSTGHNLTAAQVFPFISLLNSQIRSSFMFIQVALVNIDESKITFNRLQNVLLLEENTCHVSKPIVKSEAVVIANGTFVEENVTFDAHNKKDLSNSEKNVEMEKLNDCSQRTHYVEVLSNIKFGAAKDGLVGICGHVGSGKSSLLLAALGQLKKTHGHVFREGSCAYVSQQAWIVNATLRENILFGNQFDARRYYHAVTVCNLKEDINMLPGGDDTEIGERGINLSGGQKQRVALARALYANRDIYFLDDPLSAVDVHVGSYIFKNLILGALKNKCVLFVTHQVQFLKHCDQIYLLSNGKIVEQGSHDELIQLNKEYTAMVNSTLLKTEDNTSEQSNTGAQFGNKNSENDLKTRTIGSSSVNNHAYDETSSRMHGGGATLVTAEKVETGTVKSHTYHMYIKSAGGYLVAVLVFCTLFLNVGSSAFSSWWLATWIKAGGGNITDLETNETIVSENLRDNPDYMYYQNIYGACIGAILITSLIRGLMITYTTINASTTLHNKVFKKMIESTLTFFEITPVGRIQNIFSRDIDEVDNYIPINVENMVQNFFTCSFPIIFICSIIPWFSLPLIILGAMFFCISRIFRVAMRDFKRMESTSRSPVLSFVTTTLHGLNTIHAFEKEKAFKNKFEELFDSSNLCLYLCQSIMRWSAARLDSLAIASSSITAFLVIMFRNQISPAFAGLVMAYSTQMTGVFQYTVRLMAETETRFISVERISYYLRTLQKEGICNKSPENPPNEWPTHGKLEFHKVQLSYRKDLAPILNNISFAINAGEHIGIVGRTGAGKSSLIVALFRLVEISSGKIRIDGVDVAKINLDILRNKLSIIPQDPVLFSGTVRSNLDPSKECNDSDIWNALEKTKMKEKVKCMPGLLDAFIEVGGNNLSVGERQLLCLARALLRNSKVIILDEATAAVDPETEEAVQNTIQNEFSHCTVLTIAHRLKTVISCDRIIVMKNGQILEFDKPSILLSNPDSEFSKMLASADEAIKEC, from the exons ATGAGTAGAGTTTTTACCGATAACAAAGCAC TGCCGGAAAACATGGATGGTGTTGATAGAATAGAGGATGCTGCTGATATCAATAATGAAGAGATTGAAAACAATGAGAATGTGATTTTTACCAATGACAG ATACAATGATAACTGCGAAGGACAGCGTTTTTTGGTTCCTAATCCAAATGCACGTTCGCCTAAAATAGCTGTAGAATACATTAGAAGATCCGATATAAGTCGGTATAATCCAGCTTTGAAAAATCTTATACCCATACGTCATAAAAAATC AGACAAAGGAACTATGCCAGCAGACAGTGCTGGATTAttttcatatatattttatacttgggTAACACCTTATATATGGAAAGCATATAAAAAGGGTATTAGTATGAATGAAGTACCGTGCATTTCTTCTTATGAAACTTGCAAATACAATACACAAAG ATTGGAGGTACTTTGGCAAGAAGAATTAAGCAGACGTGGTCCGGAATTGGCGTCGTTTCAGATGGTCGCTTGGCGATTTGTCCGTACAAGGATATACATAGCTTGGTTCTTACTAACTTGTACAACACTCTGCGGATTTATAAGCCCT ATGATATTAATGAGGAAATTATTAGAACATATTCAATCTCCAGAAGAAGATGTATGGGAAGGTATAAAGTGGGCATTATTATTAACATGCTGTGACCTTTTGCGAATGATATTTTTCACTTGGACATGGAACACAAACATTAGAACAGGACTGAGGTTGAAATCCGCTTGTACCACTCTTCTGTACAAGAAAATTATAAGACTAAATAGCCTTGGAAATCAAAGTACAGGCAAG TTAGTAAATTTATTTACTAACGATAGTCAGAGGCTATTCGACGTAGTCATTTATGGACCCATGATACTTAACGGTCCGATAATTATTATTTGTGGTGTACTTTACATACTGTGGATGTTTAGTCCATTTGCTCTTCTCGGAACGCTTGTATTTCTTCTATTCTATCCTTTTCAG TATCTAATATCCCGTGGAGTTTACTACTTTCGTTCAAAGACAGTCGTCATTACAGATACACGAGTGAAACTGATGAATGAAATCCTGGATTGTATCAAATTAATCAAAATGTGTTCATGGGAGAAGTATTTCAGCCGAAAACTTCTTG acatacgaaaaaaagaagagagCTGGTTGCACAAGACTGTATATCTTCAAAGcttagctatttccttaacACCAGCAGTACCTGTAATTTCGGCGATCATCACGTTTATAGCTCATTTATCAACAGGCCATAATTTAACTGCTGCTCAG GTGTTTCCCTTCATATCATTACTCAATTCTCAAATTCGTTCTTCTTTCATGTTTATACAAGTGGCCTTAGTTAATATTGACGAATCAAAGATAACATTCAACAGACTGCAG AACGTATTGCTTCTAGAAGAAAATACATGCCATGTATCAAAACCGATTGTGAAATCTGAAGCAGTAGTCATTGCTAATGGTACATTTGTTgaagaaaatgtcactttcGACGCTCACAACAA GAAAGATCTCTCGAATTCAGAGAAAAATGTTGAAATGGAAAAACTTAATGATTGTTCTCAAAGGACTCATTATGTTGAAGTACtttcaaatattaaatttggGGCTGCGAAAGATGGATTAGTGGGAATCTGTGGCCACGTAGGAAGTGGAAAGTCTAGTCTGCTGCTTGCTGCCTTAGGACAGTTAAAAAAGACTCATGGACACGTTTTCAGAGAAGGTTCATGCGCCTATGTTAGTCAGCAAGCATGGATCGTTAATGCAACGCTTagggaaaatattttatttggtaATCAGTTCGATGCTAGGCGATATTATCATGCGGTTACAGTATGTAACTTGAAAGAAGATATAAACATGTTGCCCGGTGGAGACGATACTGAGATTGGCGAGCGAGGCATAAATCTTTCAGGGGGTCAAAAGCAAAGAGTTGCTTTAGCTAGAGCACTTTATGCCAATCG AGATATTTATTTTTTGGATGACCCATTGAGCGCGGTAGACGTACACGTGGGATCATACATTTTTAAGAATTTAATACTCGGAGCACTCAAGAACAAATGTGTTCTCTTTGTGACGCACCAAGTTCAG TTTTTGAAACACTGTGACCAAATCTATTTATTGAGTAATGGTAAGATCGTAGAACAAGGTTCTCACGATGAATTGATACAATTGAATAAGGAATATACTGCCATGGTAAACAGCACACTATTAAAGACTGAAGATAATACAAGCGA ACAATCCAATACAGGGGCTCAATTTGGAAACAAAAACTCTGAGAACGATTTAAAGACAAGAACTATTGGAAGTAGCTCGGTAAACAACCATGCATATGATGAAACATCAAGTAGAATGCATGGAGGAG GAGCAACACTTGTCACGGCAGAAAAAGTAGAAACTGGTACAGTGAAATCACACACGTATCACATGTACATCAAATCTGCAGGTGGTTACTTAGTGGCTGTTTTAGTTTTTTGTACACTTTTTCTGAACGTAGGAAGCTCAGCATTTAGTTCTTGGTGGTTAGCTACATGGATTAAAGCTGGCGGTGGA AATATCACTGATCTTGAAACTAACGAAACGATAGTGTCAGAAAATTTACGTGATAATCCCGACTACATGTATTACCAAAATATTTATGGTGCTTGTATTGGAGCAATTTTGATTACAAGTCTGATACGTGGTTTAATGATCACTTACACTACAATTAATGCTTCAACGACGCTTCACAATAAAGTGTTCAAAAAGATGATCGAATCCACATTAACATTTTTTGAAATTACACCTGTTGGCagaatacaaaatatttttagtCGCGATATCGACGAAG ttGACAATTACATACCGATCAACGTAGAAAATATGGTGCAGAATTTCTTTACATGCAGTTTCCCAATCATTTTTATATGTTCAATAATACCCTGGTTTTCCTTGCCATTAATCATTCTCGGTGCCATGTTTTTTTGCATCAGCAGAATTTTCAG AGTTGCGATGAGGGATTTCAAGCGAATGGAGAGCACTTCAAGATCGCCCGTTTTGAGTTTCGTTACAACCACGTTGCATGGTTTGAACACCATTCATGCATTCGAGAAAGAAAAAGCATTTAAGAACAA ATTCGAGGAATTATTTGATTCAAGCAACTTATGTCTTTATCTATGCCAGTCAATTATGAGATGGTCGGCGGCAAGACTTGATAGTTTGGCAATTGCTTCATCCTCCATAACTGCATTTTTGGTGATAATGTTCAGAAATCAGATATCACCGGCTTTCGCAGGCTTGGTGATGGCGTATTCCACTCAAATGACGGGTGTTTTTCAATATACCGTACGTTTGATGGCAGAAACAGAGACACGCTTCATAAGTGTTGAAAGGATAAGCTACTATTTAAGA ACATTGCAAAAAGAAGGCATATGCAACAAGTCACCTGAAAATCCTCCCAACGAGTGGCCAACTCATGGTAAACTGGAATTCCATAAAGTTCAGTTGAGTTATAGGAAAGACCTAGCgccgatattaaataatatttcatttgccATTAATGCTGGAGAACATATAG GTATTGTTGGACGAACGGGTGCAGGAAAAAGTTCTCTTATCGTTGCTTTGTTTAGGCTAGTCGAGATTTCTTCTGGAAAGATTAGAATCGACGGTGTGGATGTAGCAAAAATAAATCTCGACATACTTAGGAATAAATTATCTATAATTCCTCAAGATCCTGTTTTATTCAGCGGTACCGTAAG GTCGAATTTGGATCCATCCAAAGAATGCAATGATTCGGATATTTGGAATGCTTTGGAAAAAACTAAGATGAAAGAGAAAGTGAAATGCATGCCAGGACTGTTAGATGCGTTCATTGAAGTCGGGGGAAACAATTTGAGCGTTGGAGAAAGACAATTACTTTGCTTGGCCAGAGCACTTCTACGTAATTCGAAA GTAATTATTTTAGACGAAGCAACAGCTGCTGTCGATCCTGAGACTGAAGAAGCTGTTCAAAATACGATACAAAATGAGTTTTCGCACTGTACTGTGCTAACAATAGCTCATCGTTTAAAGACGGTGATCTCGTGTGATCGCATTATAGTTatgaaaaatggacaaataCTCGAATTCGATAAACCATCCATACTCTTATCCAATCCAGACTCCGAATTCTCAAAAATGTTGGCGTCAGCAGATGAAGCCATAAAAGAATGTTGA
- the LOC143259537 gene encoding ATP-binding cassette sub-family C member 5-like isoform X1 — protein MSRVFTDNKALPENMDGVDRIEDAADINNEEIENNENVIFTNDRYNDNCEGQRFLVPNPNARSPKIAVEYIRRSDISRYNPALKNLIPIRHKKSDKGTMPADSAGLFSYIFYTWVTPYIWKAYKKGISMNEVPCISSYETCKYNTQRLEVLWQEELSRRGPELASFQMVAWRFVRTRIYIAWFLLTCTTLCGFISPMILMRKLLEHIQSPEEDVWEGIKWALLLTCCDLLRMIFFTWTWNTNIRTGLRLKSACTTLLYKKIIRLNSLGNQSTGKLVNLFTNDSQRLFDVVIYGPMILNGPIIIICGVLYILWMFSPFALLGTLVFLLFYPFQYLISRGVYYFRSKTVVITDTRVKLMNEILDCIKLIKMCSWEKYFSRKLLDIRKKEESWLHKTVYLQSLAISLTPAVPVISAIITFIAHLSTGHNLTAAQAFPVITFFGNMLRLALVSLKDFARFFSDARIALRRFKVFPFISLLNSQIRSSFMFIQVALVNIDESKITFNRLQNVLLLEENTCHVSKPIVKSEAVVIANGTFVEENVTFDAHNKKDLSNSEKNVEMEKLNDCSQRTHYVEVLSNIKFGAAKDGLVGICGHVGSGKSSLLLAALGQLKKTHGHVFREGSCAYVSQQAWIVNATLRENILFGNQFDARRYYHAVTVCNLKEDINMLPGGDDTEIGERGINLSGGQKQRVALARALYANRDIYFLDDPLSAVDVHVGSYIFKNLILGALKNKCVLFVTHQVQFLKHCDQIYLLSNGKIVEQGSHDELIQLNKEYTAMVNSTLLKTEDNTSEQSNTGAQFGNKNSENDLKTRTIGSSSVNNHAYDETSSRMHGGGATLVTAEKVETGTVKSHTYHMYIKSAGGYLVAVLVFCTLFLNVGSSAFSSWWLATWIKAGGGNITDLETNETIVSENLRDNPDYMYYQNIYGACIGAILITSLIRGLMITYTTINASTTLHNKVFKKMIESTLTFFEITPVGRIQNIFSRDIDEVDNYIPINVENMVQNFFTCSFPIIFICSIIPWFSLPLIILGAMFFCISRIFRVAMRDFKRMESTSRSPVLSFVTTTLHGLNTIHAFEKEKAFKNKFEELFDSSNLCLYLCQSIMRWSAARLDSLAIASSSITAFLVIMFRNQISPAFAGLVMAYSTQMTGVFQYTVRLMAETETRFISVERISYYLRTLQKEGICNKSPENPPNEWPTHGKLEFHKVQLSYRKDLAPILNNISFAINAGEHIGIVGRTGAGKSSLIVALFRLVEISSGKIRIDGVDVAKINLDILRNKLSIIPQDPVLFSGTVRSNLDPSKECNDSDIWNALEKTKMKEKVKCMPGLLDAFIEVGGNNLSVGERQLLCLARALLRNSKVIILDEATAAVDPETEEAVQNTIQNEFSHCTVLTIAHRLKTVISCDRIIVMKNGQILEFDKPSILLSNPDSEFSKMLASADEAIKEC, from the exons ATGAGTAGAGTTTTTACCGATAACAAAGCAC TGCCGGAAAACATGGATGGTGTTGATAGAATAGAGGATGCTGCTGATATCAATAATGAAGAGATTGAAAACAATGAGAATGTGATTTTTACCAATGACAG ATACAATGATAACTGCGAAGGACAGCGTTTTTTGGTTCCTAATCCAAATGCACGTTCGCCTAAAATAGCTGTAGAATACATTAGAAGATCCGATATAAGTCGGTATAATCCAGCTTTGAAAAATCTTATACCCATACGTCATAAAAAATC AGACAAAGGAACTATGCCAGCAGACAGTGCTGGATTAttttcatatatattttatacttgggTAACACCTTATATATGGAAAGCATATAAAAAGGGTATTAGTATGAATGAAGTACCGTGCATTTCTTCTTATGAAACTTGCAAATACAATACACAAAG ATTGGAGGTACTTTGGCAAGAAGAATTAAGCAGACGTGGTCCGGAATTGGCGTCGTTTCAGATGGTCGCTTGGCGATTTGTCCGTACAAGGATATACATAGCTTGGTTCTTACTAACTTGTACAACACTCTGCGGATTTATAAGCCCT ATGATATTAATGAGGAAATTATTAGAACATATTCAATCTCCAGAAGAAGATGTATGGGAAGGTATAAAGTGGGCATTATTATTAACATGCTGTGACCTTTTGCGAATGATATTTTTCACTTGGACATGGAACACAAACATTAGAACAGGACTGAGGTTGAAATCCGCTTGTACCACTCTTCTGTACAAGAAAATTATAAGACTAAATAGCCTTGGAAATCAAAGTACAGGCAAG TTAGTAAATTTATTTACTAACGATAGTCAGAGGCTATTCGACGTAGTCATTTATGGACCCATGATACTTAACGGTCCGATAATTATTATTTGTGGTGTACTTTACATACTGTGGATGTTTAGTCCATTTGCTCTTCTCGGAACGCTTGTATTTCTTCTATTCTATCCTTTTCAG TATCTAATATCCCGTGGAGTTTACTACTTTCGTTCAAAGACAGTCGTCATTACAGATACACGAGTGAAACTGATGAATGAAATCCTGGATTGTATCAAATTAATCAAAATGTGTTCATGGGAGAAGTATTTCAGCCGAAAACTTCTTG acatacgaaaaaaagaagagagCTGGTTGCACAAGACTGTATATCTTCAAAGcttagctatttccttaacACCAGCAGTACCTGTAATTTCGGCGATCATCACGTTTATAGCTCATTTATCAACAGGCCATAATTTAACTGCTGCTCAG GCTTTCCCAGTTATAACATTTTTCGGAAACATGTTGCGACTGGCACTCGTTTCACTTAAGGACTTCGCACGATTTTTTTCCGACGCCCGTATTGCCCTTAGAAGATTCAAG GTGTTTCCCTTCATATCATTACTCAATTCTCAAATTCGTTCTTCTTTCATGTTTATACAAGTGGCCTTAGTTAATATTGACGAATCAAAGATAACATTCAACAGACTGCAG AACGTATTGCTTCTAGAAGAAAATACATGCCATGTATCAAAACCGATTGTGAAATCTGAAGCAGTAGTCATTGCTAATGGTACATTTGTTgaagaaaatgtcactttcGACGCTCACAACAA GAAAGATCTCTCGAATTCAGAGAAAAATGTTGAAATGGAAAAACTTAATGATTGTTCTCAAAGGACTCATTATGTTGAAGTACtttcaaatattaaatttggGGCTGCGAAAGATGGATTAGTGGGAATCTGTGGCCACGTAGGAAGTGGAAAGTCTAGTCTGCTGCTTGCTGCCTTAGGACAGTTAAAAAAGACTCATGGACACGTTTTCAGAGAAGGTTCATGCGCCTATGTTAGTCAGCAAGCATGGATCGTTAATGCAACGCTTagggaaaatattttatttggtaATCAGTTCGATGCTAGGCGATATTATCATGCGGTTACAGTATGTAACTTGAAAGAAGATATAAACATGTTGCCCGGTGGAGACGATACTGAGATTGGCGAGCGAGGCATAAATCTTTCAGGGGGTCAAAAGCAAAGAGTTGCTTTAGCTAGAGCACTTTATGCCAATCG AGATATTTATTTTTTGGATGACCCATTGAGCGCGGTAGACGTACACGTGGGATCATACATTTTTAAGAATTTAATACTCGGAGCACTCAAGAACAAATGTGTTCTCTTTGTGACGCACCAAGTTCAG TTTTTGAAACACTGTGACCAAATCTATTTATTGAGTAATGGTAAGATCGTAGAACAAGGTTCTCACGATGAATTGATACAATTGAATAAGGAATATACTGCCATGGTAAACAGCACACTATTAAAGACTGAAGATAATACAAGCGA ACAATCCAATACAGGGGCTCAATTTGGAAACAAAAACTCTGAGAACGATTTAAAGACAAGAACTATTGGAAGTAGCTCGGTAAACAACCATGCATATGATGAAACATCAAGTAGAATGCATGGAGGAG GAGCAACACTTGTCACGGCAGAAAAAGTAGAAACTGGTACAGTGAAATCACACACGTATCACATGTACATCAAATCTGCAGGTGGTTACTTAGTGGCTGTTTTAGTTTTTTGTACACTTTTTCTGAACGTAGGAAGCTCAGCATTTAGTTCTTGGTGGTTAGCTACATGGATTAAAGCTGGCGGTGGA AATATCACTGATCTTGAAACTAACGAAACGATAGTGTCAGAAAATTTACGTGATAATCCCGACTACATGTATTACCAAAATATTTATGGTGCTTGTATTGGAGCAATTTTGATTACAAGTCTGATACGTGGTTTAATGATCACTTACACTACAATTAATGCTTCAACGACGCTTCACAATAAAGTGTTCAAAAAGATGATCGAATCCACATTAACATTTTTTGAAATTACACCTGTTGGCagaatacaaaatatttttagtCGCGATATCGACGAAG ttGACAATTACATACCGATCAACGTAGAAAATATGGTGCAGAATTTCTTTACATGCAGTTTCCCAATCATTTTTATATGTTCAATAATACCCTGGTTTTCCTTGCCATTAATCATTCTCGGTGCCATGTTTTTTTGCATCAGCAGAATTTTCAG AGTTGCGATGAGGGATTTCAAGCGAATGGAGAGCACTTCAAGATCGCCCGTTTTGAGTTTCGTTACAACCACGTTGCATGGTTTGAACACCATTCATGCATTCGAGAAAGAAAAAGCATTTAAGAACAA ATTCGAGGAATTATTTGATTCAAGCAACTTATGTCTTTATCTATGCCAGTCAATTATGAGATGGTCGGCGGCAAGACTTGATAGTTTGGCAATTGCTTCATCCTCCATAACTGCATTTTTGGTGATAATGTTCAGAAATCAGATATCACCGGCTTTCGCAGGCTTGGTGATGGCGTATTCCACTCAAATGACGGGTGTTTTTCAATATACCGTACGTTTGATGGCAGAAACAGAGACACGCTTCATAAGTGTTGAAAGGATAAGCTACTATTTAAGA ACATTGCAAAAAGAAGGCATATGCAACAAGTCACCTGAAAATCCTCCCAACGAGTGGCCAACTCATGGTAAACTGGAATTCCATAAAGTTCAGTTGAGTTATAGGAAAGACCTAGCgccgatattaaataatatttcatttgccATTAATGCTGGAGAACATATAG GTATTGTTGGACGAACGGGTGCAGGAAAAAGTTCTCTTATCGTTGCTTTGTTTAGGCTAGTCGAGATTTCTTCTGGAAAGATTAGAATCGACGGTGTGGATGTAGCAAAAATAAATCTCGACATACTTAGGAATAAATTATCTATAATTCCTCAAGATCCTGTTTTATTCAGCGGTACCGTAAG GTCGAATTTGGATCCATCCAAAGAATGCAATGATTCGGATATTTGGAATGCTTTGGAAAAAACTAAGATGAAAGAGAAAGTGAAATGCATGCCAGGACTGTTAGATGCGTTCATTGAAGTCGGGGGAAACAATTTGAGCGTTGGAGAAAGACAATTACTTTGCTTGGCCAGAGCACTTCTACGTAATTCGAAA GTAATTATTTTAGACGAAGCAACAGCTGCTGTCGATCCTGAGACTGAAGAAGCTGTTCAAAATACGATACAAAATGAGTTTTCGCACTGTACTGTGCTAACAATAGCTCATCGTTTAAAGACGGTGATCTCGTGTGATCGCATTATAGTTatgaaaaatggacaaataCTCGAATTCGATAAACCATCCATACTCTTATCCAATCCAGACTCCGAATTCTCAAAAATGTTGGCGTCAGCAGATGAAGCCATAAAAGAATGTTGA